One region of Astyanax mexicanus isolate ESR-SI-001 chromosome 15, AstMex3_surface, whole genome shotgun sequence genomic DNA includes:
- the LOC103024156 gene encoding pancreatic secretory granule membrane major glycoprotein GP2 isoform X17, translated as MGYPPSLCLAALLFLNIVTTNGLPATTVQTTNLMGTTTGNRTTTVQSTGLTGTTPGSPTTTVPSTVFTGPTTGRPTTTVQSTGLTSPTTGRPTTTVQSTGLTSTTTGRPTTTVQSTGLTSTTTGRPTTTVQSTGLTSTTTGRPTTTVQSTGLTSTTTGRPTTTVQTTGLTSTTTGRPTTTVQSTGLTSPTTGSPTTTVQSTVFTDTTTGRPTTTDQSTVFTACSALNCTAREECKARSGIYGCACANNNPRFNAATFDAYNYCNSSSGVLSLSRCELFEAGFPSDFLHLNDPSCGGDIQDDRVVFTFDNRFRICGTTMKSNATHLIYENTVRMAEGVYSGSVISRDSWLDVKFSCVYPLIQSISMSMSIYSKESVVSKILPGTESAYQLRLVTYPNSSFITPYSGNITIEVNQQVFIAVEADGIDSSQFATVLDSCWATPYNDINYPVRWDLIINECPNEKDGTVEVLQNGIWTASHFSFRMFTFTNLSNSIFLHCQVHLCPRMSGQCSQPCNKNDDDDKFRGRRRRSVDFHDKASISMSF; from the exons ATGGGGTATCCACCTTCACTGTGTTTGGCTGCCCTGCTCTTCCTGA ACATAGTCACCACAAATGGACTCCCCGCAACCACAGTTCAAACCACAAATTTGATGG GTACCACCACTGGAAACCGCACAACCACAGTTCAATCCACAGGGTTAacag GCACCACACCTGGAAGCCCCACAACCACAGTTCCATCCACAGTTTTTACAG GCCCCACAACTGGACGACCCACAACTACAGTTCAATCCACAGGTTTAACAA GCCCCACAACTGGGCGACCCACAACTACAGTTCAATCCACAGGTTTGACAA GCACCACAACTGGACGCCCCACAACCACAGTTCAATCCACAGGTTTGACAA GCACCACAACTGGACGACCCACAACTACAGTTCAATCCACAGGTTTGACGa GCACCACAACTGGGCGACCCACAACTACAGTTCAATCCACTGGTTTGACAA GCACCACAACTGGACGCCCCACAACCACAGTTCAAACCACAGGTTTGACGa GCACCACAACTGGACGCCCCACAACTACAGTTCAATCCACAGGTTTGACAA GCCCGACAACTGGAAGCCCCACAACCACAGTTCAATCCACAGTTTTTACAG ACACCACAACTGGACGCCCCACAACTACAGATCAATCTACAGTTTTTACAG CCTGTTCAGCTTTGAACTGCACTGCCAGAGAAGAGTGCAAGGCGAGAAGTGGAATTTATGGCTGTGCCTGTGCGAACAACAATCCAAGATTTAATGCTGCcacttttg ATGCCTACAACTACTGTAACAGCAGTTCTGGGGTGCTGTCACTCTCTCGCTGTGAGCTCTTCGAGGCTGGATTTCCTTCAGACTTCCTTCACCTCAATGATCCTAGTTGTGGAGGGGATATCCAGGATGACAGAGTGGTGTTCACTTTCGACAACAGGTTTAGGATCTGTGGCACAACAATGAAG AGTAACGCAACACACTTAATCTACGAGAACACTGTTCGGATGGCAGAAGGTGTTTATTCAGGTAGTGTGATCAGTCGTGACAGCTGGCTGGACGTGAAATTCTCCTGTGTGTATCCACTCATCCAGAGCATCTCTATGTCCATGTCTATTTACTCCAAGGAAAG tgttgtgtccAAAATACTGCCAGGTACTGAGAGCGCATATCAGCTCCGTCTGGTGACCTACCCCAATTCTTCATTCATTACTCCCTATTCCGGAAATATTACGATTGAAGTAAACCAGCAGGTCTTCATAGCTGTGGAGGCTGATGGAATTGACAGTTCACAGTTTGCTACTGTGCTGGACAGCTGCTGGGCCACTCCCTACAACGACATCAACTATCCTGTTCGCTGGGATCTGATCATTAATGA GTGTCCCAACGAGAAAGATGGCACAGTGGAGGTGCTGCAGAATGGAATCTGGACAGCCAGTCACTTCTCTTTCAGGATGTTCACCTTCACTAACCTATCTAACAGCATCTTCCTGCACTGTCAGGTGCACCTGTGCCCGCGTATGAGTGGTCAGTGCTCTCAG CCATGTAATAAAAATGATGACGATGATAAATTCAGAGGAAGACGTCGCAGATCTGTGGACTTCCACGACAAAGCTTCTATCAGCATGAGCTTCTAA
- the LOC103024156 gene encoding pancreatic secretory granule membrane major glycoprotein GP2 isoform X9, whose amino-acid sequence MGYPPSLCLAALLFLNIVTTNGLPATTVQTTNLMGTTTGNRTTTVQSTGLTGTTPGSPTTTVPSTVFTGPTTGRPTTTVQSTGLTSPTTGRPTTTVQSTGLTSTTTGRPTTTVQSTGLTSTTSGSPTSTVQSTVFTGTTTGRPTTTIQTTGLTSTTTGRPTTTVQSTGLTSTTTGRPTTTVQSTGLTSTTSGSPTSTVQSTVFTGTTTGRPTTTVQSTGLTSPTTGSPTTTVQSTVFTDTTTGRPTTTDQSTVFTACSALNCTAREECKARSGIYGCACANNNPRFNAATFDAYNYCNSSSGVLSLSRCELFEAGFPSDFLHLNDPSCGGDIQDDRVVFTFDNRFRICGTTMKSNATHLIYENTVRMAEGVYSGSVISRDSWLDVKFSCVYPLIQSISMSMSIYSKESVVSKILPGTESAYQLRLVTYPNSSFITPYSGNITIEVNQQVFIAVEADGIDSSQFATVLDSCWATPYNDINYPVRWDLIINECPNEKDGTVEVLQNGIWTASHFSFRMFTFTNLSNSIFLHCQVHLCPRMSGQCSQPCNKNDDDDKFRGRRRRSVDFHDKASISMSF is encoded by the exons ATGGGGTATCCACCTTCACTGTGTTTGGCTGCCCTGCTCTTCCTGA ACATAGTCACCACAAATGGACTCCCCGCAACCACAGTTCAAACCACAAATTTGATGG GTACCACCACTGGAAACCGCACAACCACAGTTCAATCCACAGGGTTAacag GCACCACACCTGGAAGCCCCACAACCACAGTTCCATCCACAGTTTTTACAG GCCCCACAACTGGACGACCCACAACTACAGTTCAATCCACAGGTTTAACAA GCCCCACAACTGGGCGACCCACAACTACAGTTCAATCCACAGGTTTGACAA GCACCACAACTGGACGCCCCACAACCACAGTTCAATCCACAGGTTTGACAA GCACCACATCTGGAAGCCCCACAAGCACAGTTCAATCCACAGTTTTTACAG GCACCACAACTGGACGCCCCACAACCACAATTCAAACCACAGGTTTGACGa GCACCACAACTGGGCGACCCACAACTACAGTTCAATCCACTGGTTTGACAA GCACCACAACTGGACGCCCCACAACCACAGTTCAATCCACAGGTTTGACAA GCACCACATCTGGAAGCCCCACAAGCACAGTTCAATCCACAGTTTTTACAG GCACCACAACTGGACGCCCCACAACTACAGTTCAATCCACAGGTTTGACAA GCCCGACAACTGGAAGCCCCACAACCACAGTTCAATCCACAGTTTTTACAG ACACCACAACTGGACGCCCCACAACTACAGATCAATCTACAGTTTTTACAG CCTGTTCAGCTTTGAACTGCACTGCCAGAGAAGAGTGCAAGGCGAGAAGTGGAATTTATGGCTGTGCCTGTGCGAACAACAATCCAAGATTTAATGCTGCcacttttg ATGCCTACAACTACTGTAACAGCAGTTCTGGGGTGCTGTCACTCTCTCGCTGTGAGCTCTTCGAGGCTGGATTTCCTTCAGACTTCCTTCACCTCAATGATCCTAGTTGTGGAGGGGATATCCAGGATGACAGAGTGGTGTTCACTTTCGACAACAGGTTTAGGATCTGTGGCACAACAATGAAG AGTAACGCAACACACTTAATCTACGAGAACACTGTTCGGATGGCAGAAGGTGTTTATTCAGGTAGTGTGATCAGTCGTGACAGCTGGCTGGACGTGAAATTCTCCTGTGTGTATCCACTCATCCAGAGCATCTCTATGTCCATGTCTATTTACTCCAAGGAAAG tgttgtgtccAAAATACTGCCAGGTACTGAGAGCGCATATCAGCTCCGTCTGGTGACCTACCCCAATTCTTCATTCATTACTCCCTATTCCGGAAATATTACGATTGAAGTAAACCAGCAGGTCTTCATAGCTGTGGAGGCTGATGGAATTGACAGTTCACAGTTTGCTACTGTGCTGGACAGCTGCTGGGCCACTCCCTACAACGACATCAACTATCCTGTTCGCTGGGATCTGATCATTAATGA GTGTCCCAACGAGAAAGATGGCACAGTGGAGGTGCTGCAGAATGGAATCTGGACAGCCAGTCACTTCTCTTTCAGGATGTTCACCTTCACTAACCTATCTAACAGCATCTTCCTGCACTGTCAGGTGCACCTGTGCCCGCGTATGAGTGGTCAGTGCTCTCAG CCATGTAATAAAAATGATGACGATGATAAATTCAGAGGAAGACGTCGCAGATCTGTGGACTTCCACGACAAAGCTTCTATCAGCATGAGCTTCTAA
- the LOC103024156 gene encoding pancreatic secretory granule membrane major glycoprotein GP2 isoform X26, translated as MGYPPSLCLAALLFLNIVTTNGLPATTVQTTNLMGTTTGNRTTTVQSTGLTGTTSGSPTSTVQSTVFTGTTTGRPTTTIQTTGLTSTTTGRPTTTVQSTGLTSTTTGRPTTTVQSTGLTSTTSGSPTSTVQSTVFTGTTTGRPTTTVQTTGLTSTTTGRPTTTVQSTGLTSPTTGSPTTTVQSTVFTDTTTGRPTTTDQSTVFTACSALNCTAREECKARSGIYGCACANNNPRFNAATFDAYNYCNSSSGVLSLSRCELFEAGFPSDFLHLNDPSCGGDIQDDRVVFTFDNRFRICGTTMKSNATHLIYENTVRMAEGVYSGSVISRDSWLDVKFSCVYPLIQSISMSMSIYSKESVVSKILPGTESAYQLRLVTYPNSSFITPYSGNITIEVNQQVFIAVEADGIDSSQFATVLDSCWATPYNDINYPVRWDLIINECPNEKDGTVEVLQNGIWTASHFSFRMFTFTNLSNSIFLHCQVHLCPRMSGQCSQPCNKNDDDDKFRGRRRRSVDFHDKASISMSF; from the exons ATGGGGTATCCACCTTCACTGTGTTTGGCTGCCCTGCTCTTCCTGA ACATAGTCACCACAAATGGACTCCCCGCAACCACAGTTCAAACCACAAATTTGATGG GTACCACCACTGGAAACCGCACAACCACAGTTCAATCCACAGGGTTAacag GCACCACATCTGGAAGCCCCACAAGCACAGTTCAATCCACAGTTTTTACAG GCACCACAACTGGACGCCCCACAACCACAATTCAAACCACAGGTTTGACGa GCACCACAACTGGGCGACCCACAACTACAGTTCAATCCACTGGTTTGACAA GCACCACAACTGGACGCCCCACAACCACAGTTCAATCCACAGGTTTGACAA GCACCACATCTGGAAGCCCCACAAGCACAGTTCAATCCACAGTTTTTACAG GCACCACAACTGGACGCCCCACAACCACAGTTCAAACCACAGGTTTGACGa GCACCACAACTGGACGCCCCACAACTACAGTTCAATCCACAGGTTTGACAA GCCCGACAACTGGAAGCCCCACAACCACAGTTCAATCCACAGTTTTTACAG ACACCACAACTGGACGCCCCACAACTACAGATCAATCTACAGTTTTTACAG CCTGTTCAGCTTTGAACTGCACTGCCAGAGAAGAGTGCAAGGCGAGAAGTGGAATTTATGGCTGTGCCTGTGCGAACAACAATCCAAGATTTAATGCTGCcacttttg ATGCCTACAACTACTGTAACAGCAGTTCTGGGGTGCTGTCACTCTCTCGCTGTGAGCTCTTCGAGGCTGGATTTCCTTCAGACTTCCTTCACCTCAATGATCCTAGTTGTGGAGGGGATATCCAGGATGACAGAGTGGTGTTCACTTTCGACAACAGGTTTAGGATCTGTGGCACAACAATGAAG AGTAACGCAACACACTTAATCTACGAGAACACTGTTCGGATGGCAGAAGGTGTTTATTCAGGTAGTGTGATCAGTCGTGACAGCTGGCTGGACGTGAAATTCTCCTGTGTGTATCCACTCATCCAGAGCATCTCTATGTCCATGTCTATTTACTCCAAGGAAAG tgttgtgtccAAAATACTGCCAGGTACTGAGAGCGCATATCAGCTCCGTCTGGTGACCTACCCCAATTCTTCATTCATTACTCCCTATTCCGGAAATATTACGATTGAAGTAAACCAGCAGGTCTTCATAGCTGTGGAGGCTGATGGAATTGACAGTTCACAGTTTGCTACTGTGCTGGACAGCTGCTGGGCCACTCCCTACAACGACATCAACTATCCTGTTCGCTGGGATCTGATCATTAATGA GTGTCCCAACGAGAAAGATGGCACAGTGGAGGTGCTGCAGAATGGAATCTGGACAGCCAGTCACTTCTCTTTCAGGATGTTCACCTTCACTAACCTATCTAACAGCATCTTCCTGCACTGTCAGGTGCACCTGTGCCCGCGTATGAGTGGTCAGTGCTCTCAG CCATGTAATAAAAATGATGACGATGATAAATTCAGAGGAAGACGTCGCAGATCTGTGGACTTCCACGACAAAGCTTCTATCAGCATGAGCTTCTAA
- the LOC103024156 gene encoding pancreatic secretory granule membrane major glycoprotein GP2 isoform X41: MGYPPSLCLAALLFLNIVTTNGLPATTVQTTNLMGTTTGNRTTTVQSTGLTGTTPGSPTTTVPSTVFTGPTTGRPTTTVQSTGLTSPTTGRPTTTVQSTGLTSTTSGSPTSTVQSTVFTGTTTGRPTTTVQSTGLTSPTTGSPTTTVQSTVFTDTTTGRPTTTDQSTVFTACSALNCTAREECKARSGIYGCACANNNPRFNAATFDAYNYCNSSSGVLSLSRCELFEAGFPSDFLHLNDPSCGGDIQDDRVVFTFDNRFRICGTTMKSNATHLIYENTVRMAEGVYSGSVISRDSWLDVKFSCVYPLIQSISMSMSIYSKESVVSKILPGTESAYQLRLVTYPNSSFITPYSGNITIEVNQQVFIAVEADGIDSSQFATVLDSCWATPYNDINYPVRWDLIINECPNEKDGTVEVLQNGIWTASHFSFRMFTFTNLSNSIFLHCQVHLCPRMSGQCSQPCNKNDDDDKFRGRRRRSVDFHDKASISMSF; encoded by the exons ATGGGGTATCCACCTTCACTGTGTTTGGCTGCCCTGCTCTTCCTGA ACATAGTCACCACAAATGGACTCCCCGCAACCACAGTTCAAACCACAAATTTGATGG GTACCACCACTGGAAACCGCACAACCACAGTTCAATCCACAGGGTTAacag GCACCACACCTGGAAGCCCCACAACCACAGTTCCATCCACAGTTTTTACAG GCCCCACAACTGGACGACCCACAACTACAGTTCAATCCACAGGTTTAACAA GCCCCACAACTGGGCGACCCACAACTACAGTTCAATCCACAGGTTTGACAA GCACCACATCTGGAAGCCCCACAAGCACAGTTCAATCCACAGTTTTTACAG GCACCACAACTGGACGCCCCACAACTACAGTTCAATCCACAGGTTTGACAA GCCCGACAACTGGAAGCCCCACAACCACAGTTCAATCCACAGTTTTTACAG ACACCACAACTGGACGCCCCACAACTACAGATCAATCTACAGTTTTTACAG CCTGTTCAGCTTTGAACTGCACTGCCAGAGAAGAGTGCAAGGCGAGAAGTGGAATTTATGGCTGTGCCTGTGCGAACAACAATCCAAGATTTAATGCTGCcacttttg ATGCCTACAACTACTGTAACAGCAGTTCTGGGGTGCTGTCACTCTCTCGCTGTGAGCTCTTCGAGGCTGGATTTCCTTCAGACTTCCTTCACCTCAATGATCCTAGTTGTGGAGGGGATATCCAGGATGACAGAGTGGTGTTCACTTTCGACAACAGGTTTAGGATCTGTGGCACAACAATGAAG AGTAACGCAACACACTTAATCTACGAGAACACTGTTCGGATGGCAGAAGGTGTTTATTCAGGTAGTGTGATCAGTCGTGACAGCTGGCTGGACGTGAAATTCTCCTGTGTGTATCCACTCATCCAGAGCATCTCTATGTCCATGTCTATTTACTCCAAGGAAAG tgttgtgtccAAAATACTGCCAGGTACTGAGAGCGCATATCAGCTCCGTCTGGTGACCTACCCCAATTCTTCATTCATTACTCCCTATTCCGGAAATATTACGATTGAAGTAAACCAGCAGGTCTTCATAGCTGTGGAGGCTGATGGAATTGACAGTTCACAGTTTGCTACTGTGCTGGACAGCTGCTGGGCCACTCCCTACAACGACATCAACTATCCTGTTCGCTGGGATCTGATCATTAATGA GTGTCCCAACGAGAAAGATGGCACAGTGGAGGTGCTGCAGAATGGAATCTGGACAGCCAGTCACTTCTCTTTCAGGATGTTCACCTTCACTAACCTATCTAACAGCATCTTCCTGCACTGTCAGGTGCACCTGTGCCCGCGTATGAGTGGTCAGTGCTCTCAG CCATGTAATAAAAATGATGACGATGATAAATTCAGAGGAAGACGTCGCAGATCTGTGGACTTCCACGACAAAGCTTCTATCAGCATGAGCTTCTAA
- the LOC103024156 gene encoding pancreatic secretory granule membrane major glycoprotein GP2 isoform X16: protein MGYPPSLCLAALLFLNIVTTNGLPATTVQTTNLMGTTTGNRTTTVQSTGLTGTTPGSPTTTVPSTVFTGPTTGRPTTTVQSTGLTSPTTGRPTTTVQSTGLTSTTSGSPTSTVQSTVFTGTTTGRPTTTVQSTGLTSTTSGSPTSTVQSTVFTGTTTGRPTTTVQTTGLTSTTTGRPTTTVQSTGLTSPTTGSPTTTVQSTVFTDTTTGRPTTTDQSTVFTACSALNCTAREECKARSGIYGCACANNNPRFNAATFDAYNYCNSSSGVLSLSRCELFEAGFPSDFLHLNDPSCGGDIQDDRVVFTFDNRFRICGTTMKSNATHLIYENTVRMAEGVYSGSVISRDSWLDVKFSCVYPLIQSISMSMSIYSKESVVSKILPGTESAYQLRLVTYPNSSFITPYSGNITIEVNQQVFIAVEADGIDSSQFATVLDSCWATPYNDINYPVRWDLIINECPNEKDGTVEVLQNGIWTASHFSFRMFTFTNLSNSIFLHCQVHLCPRMSGQCSQPCNKNDDDDKFRGRRRRSVDFHDKASISMSF from the exons ATGGGGTATCCACCTTCACTGTGTTTGGCTGCCCTGCTCTTCCTGA ACATAGTCACCACAAATGGACTCCCCGCAACCACAGTTCAAACCACAAATTTGATGG GTACCACCACTGGAAACCGCACAACCACAGTTCAATCCACAGGGTTAacag GCACCACACCTGGAAGCCCCACAACCACAGTTCCATCCACAGTTTTTACAG GCCCCACAACTGGACGACCCACAACTACAGTTCAATCCACAGGTTTAACAA GCCCCACAACTGGGCGACCCACAACTACAGTTCAATCCACAGGTTTGACAA GCACCACATCTGGAAGCCCCACAAGCACAGTTCAATCCACAGTTTTTACAG GCACCACAACTGGACGCCCCACAACCACAGTTCAATCCACAGGTTTGACAA GCACCACATCTGGAAGCCCCACAAGCACAGTTCAATCCACAGTTTTTACAG GCACCACAACTGGACGCCCCACAACCACAGTTCAAACCACAGGTTTGACGa GCACCACAACTGGACGCCCCACAACTACAGTTCAATCCACAGGTTTGACAA GCCCGACAACTGGAAGCCCCACAACCACAGTTCAATCCACAGTTTTTACAG ACACCACAACTGGACGCCCCACAACTACAGATCAATCTACAGTTTTTACAG CCTGTTCAGCTTTGAACTGCACTGCCAGAGAAGAGTGCAAGGCGAGAAGTGGAATTTATGGCTGTGCCTGTGCGAACAACAATCCAAGATTTAATGCTGCcacttttg ATGCCTACAACTACTGTAACAGCAGTTCTGGGGTGCTGTCACTCTCTCGCTGTGAGCTCTTCGAGGCTGGATTTCCTTCAGACTTCCTTCACCTCAATGATCCTAGTTGTGGAGGGGATATCCAGGATGACAGAGTGGTGTTCACTTTCGACAACAGGTTTAGGATCTGTGGCACAACAATGAAG AGTAACGCAACACACTTAATCTACGAGAACACTGTTCGGATGGCAGAAGGTGTTTATTCAGGTAGTGTGATCAGTCGTGACAGCTGGCTGGACGTGAAATTCTCCTGTGTGTATCCACTCATCCAGAGCATCTCTATGTCCATGTCTATTTACTCCAAGGAAAG tgttgtgtccAAAATACTGCCAGGTACTGAGAGCGCATATCAGCTCCGTCTGGTGACCTACCCCAATTCTTCATTCATTACTCCCTATTCCGGAAATATTACGATTGAAGTAAACCAGCAGGTCTTCATAGCTGTGGAGGCTGATGGAATTGACAGTTCACAGTTTGCTACTGTGCTGGACAGCTGCTGGGCCACTCCCTACAACGACATCAACTATCCTGTTCGCTGGGATCTGATCATTAATGA GTGTCCCAACGAGAAAGATGGCACAGTGGAGGTGCTGCAGAATGGAATCTGGACAGCCAGTCACTTCTCTTTCAGGATGTTCACCTTCACTAACCTATCTAACAGCATCTTCCTGCACTGTCAGGTGCACCTGTGCCCGCGTATGAGTGGTCAGTGCTCTCAG CCATGTAATAAAAATGATGACGATGATAAATTCAGAGGAAGACGTCGCAGATCTGTGGACTTCCACGACAAAGCTTCTATCAGCATGAGCTTCTAA
- the LOC103024156 gene encoding pancreatic secretory granule membrane major glycoprotein GP2 isoform X11, giving the protein MGYPPSLCLAALLFLNIVTTNGLPATTVQTTNLMGTTTGNRTTTVQSTGLTGTTPGSPTTTVPSTVFTGPTTGRPTTTVQSTGLTSPTTGRPTTTVQSTGLTSTTSGSPTSTVQSTVFTGTTTGRPTTTVQSTGLTSTTTGRPTTTVQSTGLTSTTSGSPTSTVQSTVFTGTTTGRPTTTVQTTGLTSTTTGRPTTTVQSTGLTSPTTGSPTTTVQSTVFTDTTTGRPTTTDQSTVFTACSALNCTAREECKARSGIYGCACANNNPRFNAATFDAYNYCNSSSGVLSLSRCELFEAGFPSDFLHLNDPSCGGDIQDDRVVFTFDNRFRICGTTMKSNATHLIYENTVRMAEGVYSGSVISRDSWLDVKFSCVYPLIQSISMSMSIYSKESVVSKILPGTESAYQLRLVTYPNSSFITPYSGNITIEVNQQVFIAVEADGIDSSQFATVLDSCWATPYNDINYPVRWDLIINECPNEKDGTVEVLQNGIWTASHFSFRMFTFTNLSNSIFLHCQVHLCPRMSGQCSQPCNKNDDDDKFRGRRRRSVDFHDKASISMSF; this is encoded by the exons ATGGGGTATCCACCTTCACTGTGTTTGGCTGCCCTGCTCTTCCTGA ACATAGTCACCACAAATGGACTCCCCGCAACCACAGTTCAAACCACAAATTTGATGG GTACCACCACTGGAAACCGCACAACCACAGTTCAATCCACAGGGTTAacag GCACCACACCTGGAAGCCCCACAACCACAGTTCCATCCACAGTTTTTACAG GCCCCACAACTGGACGACCCACAACTACAGTTCAATCCACAGGTTTAACAA GCCCCACAACTGGGCGACCCACAACTACAGTTCAATCCACAGGTTTGACAA GCACCACATCTGGAAGCCCCACAAGCACAGTTCAATCCACAGTTTTTACAG GCACCACAACTGGGCGACCCACAACTACAGTTCAATCCACTGGTTTGACAA GCACCACAACTGGACGCCCCACAACCACAGTTCAATCCACAGGTTTGACAA GCACCACATCTGGAAGCCCCACAAGCACAGTTCAATCCACAGTTTTTACAG GCACCACAACTGGACGCCCCACAACCACAGTTCAAACCACAGGTTTGACGa GCACCACAACTGGACGCCCCACAACTACAGTTCAATCCACAGGTTTGACAA GCCCGACAACTGGAAGCCCCACAACCACAGTTCAATCCACAGTTTTTACAG ACACCACAACTGGACGCCCCACAACTACAGATCAATCTACAGTTTTTACAG CCTGTTCAGCTTTGAACTGCACTGCCAGAGAAGAGTGCAAGGCGAGAAGTGGAATTTATGGCTGTGCCTGTGCGAACAACAATCCAAGATTTAATGCTGCcacttttg ATGCCTACAACTACTGTAACAGCAGTTCTGGGGTGCTGTCACTCTCTCGCTGTGAGCTCTTCGAGGCTGGATTTCCTTCAGACTTCCTTCACCTCAATGATCCTAGTTGTGGAGGGGATATCCAGGATGACAGAGTGGTGTTCACTTTCGACAACAGGTTTAGGATCTGTGGCACAACAATGAAG AGTAACGCAACACACTTAATCTACGAGAACACTGTTCGGATGGCAGAAGGTGTTTATTCAGGTAGTGTGATCAGTCGTGACAGCTGGCTGGACGTGAAATTCTCCTGTGTGTATCCACTCATCCAGAGCATCTCTATGTCCATGTCTATTTACTCCAAGGAAAG tgttgtgtccAAAATACTGCCAGGTACTGAGAGCGCATATCAGCTCCGTCTGGTGACCTACCCCAATTCTTCATTCATTACTCCCTATTCCGGAAATATTACGATTGAAGTAAACCAGCAGGTCTTCATAGCTGTGGAGGCTGATGGAATTGACAGTTCACAGTTTGCTACTGTGCTGGACAGCTGCTGGGCCACTCCCTACAACGACATCAACTATCCTGTTCGCTGGGATCTGATCATTAATGA GTGTCCCAACGAGAAAGATGGCACAGTGGAGGTGCTGCAGAATGGAATCTGGACAGCCAGTCACTTCTCTTTCAGGATGTTCACCTTCACTAACCTATCTAACAGCATCTTCCTGCACTGTCAGGTGCACCTGTGCCCGCGTATGAGTGGTCAGTGCTCTCAG CCATGTAATAAAAATGATGACGATGATAAATTCAGAGGAAGACGTCGCAGATCTGTGGACTTCCACGACAAAGCTTCTATCAGCATGAGCTTCTAA